A single region of the Sus scrofa isolate TJ Tabasco breed Duroc chromosome 17, Sscrofa11.1, whole genome shotgun sequence genome encodes:
- the PRND gene encoding prion-like protein doppel: MRKHLGGRRWAIVCILLFSQLSEVKARGIKHRIKWNRKALPSTSQVTEAHTAEMRPGAFIKQGRKLDIDFGAEGNRYYEANYWRFPDGIHYNGCSEVNVTKEKFVTSCINTTQAANQEELSHEKPDNKLYQRVLWRLIRELCSIKHCDFWLERGAGLRVTMDQPMMLCLLVFIWLIVK; the protein is encoded by the coding sequence ATGAGGAAGCACCTGGGTGGACGTAGGTGGGCCATTGTCTGCATCCTGCTCTTCAGCCAGCTCTCCGAAGTCAAGGCGAGGGGCATAAAGCACAGAATCAAGTGGAACCGGAAGGCCCTGCCAAGTACCTCCCAGGTCACAGAGGCCCACACAGCGGAGATGCGCCCAGGGGCTTTCATTAAGCAAGGTCGAAAGCTGGATATTGACTTTGGGGCAGAGGGCAATAGGTACTACGAGGCCAACTATTGGCGGTTCCCTGATGGGATCCATTACAACGGCTGCTCCGAGGTCAACGTCACCAAGGAGAAGTTTGTCACCAGCTGCATCAACACCACCCAGGCGGCGAACCAGGAGGAACTGTCCCACGAGAAACCGGACAATAAGCTTTACCAGCGGGTCCTGTGGCGGCTGATCAGGGAGCTCTGCTCCATCAAGCACTGTGATTTTTGGTTGGAAAGGGGAGCGGGACTTCGGGTCACTATGGACCAGCCCATGATGCTCTGCCTGCTGGTTTTCATTTGGTTAATTGTGAAATGA